In Nitrosophilus alvini, the following are encoded in one genomic region:
- a CDS encoding glycosyltransferase: MKKKIFFIVPSMRGGGSERVISIILNHLDRSKFEILLALLRKEGKYLDDLPRDIEIIDLDVKQARYSIFKIIYLIKQKKPDIVFSTLGYLNLLISIIKPIFSKKVKFIARESSIVSVQNQQEKHPNLFDFLYKNFYKNFDLIICQSNFMKSDLIKNYNIPDKKMVVINNPIDFDKIDKSAKTGEKLFNNDKINLLAVGRLDKVKGYDLLLKAFVKLDEKFFLTVIGDGEEKENLLMLTKNLGIEDRITFKGFKKNPYKYMAQADLFILTSKYEGFPNVLLEANACGLPVVAFNCLGGTREIIKDGLNGFLVECENTEQLAIAIKKSIQLKWNSLLIKNLVKEKFEIKEIIKRYEKVLENI, from the coding sequence ATGAAAAAGAAGATTTTTTTTATCGTGCCTTCTATGAGAGGGGGAGGTAGTGAAAGAGTAATATCAATAATATTAAATCATTTGGATAGAAGCAAGTTTGAGATTTTATTAGCTTTATTAAGAAAAGAAGGTAAATATTTGGATGATTTACCAAGAGATATAGAAATAATCGATTTAGATGTAAAACAGGCAAGATATTCAATTTTTAAAATAATTTATTTGATAAAACAGAAAAAACCGGATATTGTATTTTCTACATTGGGATATTTGAATCTTTTGATATCGATTATTAAGCCCATATTTAGTAAAAAGGTAAAATTTATTGCCAGGGAATCGAGTATAGTTTCCGTTCAAAATCAGCAGGAAAAACACCCTAATCTATTTGATTTTTTATATAAAAATTTTTATAAAAATTTTGATCTTATCATCTGTCAATCAAACTTTATGAAAAGTGATCTTATTAAAAATTATAATATTCCAGATAAAAAGATGGTGGTTATTAACAATCCAATAGATTTTGATAAAATTGATAAATCAGCTAAAACTGGCGAAAAATTATTTAATAATGACAAGATAAATCTTTTGGCTGTGGGAAGATTGGATAAGGTAAAAGGTTATGATCTTCTTTTAAAAGCTTTTGTAAAATTAGATGAAAAATTCTTTTTAACAGTAATAGGCGATGGAGAAGAAAAAGAAAACCTTTTAATGCTGACAAAAAATCTTGGTATAGAAGATAGAATAACGTTTAAAGGTTTTAAGAAAAATCCATATAAATATATGGCTCAAGCTGATCTATTTATATTGACTTCAAAATATGAAGGCTTTCCAAATGTTTTATTGGAAGCGAATGCATGCGGACTACCTGTAGTTGCATTTAATTGTCTCGGAGGAACTCGAGAAATTATAAAAGATGGATTAAATGGTTTTTTAGTTGAGTGTGAGAATACAGAACAATTAGCTATTGCAATAAAAAAATCAATACAATTAAAATGGAATAGTTTATTAATTAAAAATCTTGTAAAAGAAAAATTTGAAATAAAAGAAATTATAAAAAGATATGAAAAGGTATTGGAAAACATCTGA
- the asnB gene encoding asparagine synthase (glutamine-hydrolyzing), whose amino-acid sequence MCGIAGFIDFNKKSDKLVLKIMTDVLHHRGPDDSGYSFYDLNNANIGLGHRRLSILDLSKHGHQPMSFENLEIVYNGEIYNFKEIKAELEKYGYTFESNSDTEVILKAYHRWNIEAIYKFIGMFAITIYDKKEQEVVLIRDRAGVKPLYYYFKDNLLMFSSELKSFHKNPLFKKEIDLDSLSLYLQYGYIPEPYSIFKWTRKLKAGYYLKIDLKQKKIEEKQYWNIFDFYNKPKLSIDTKEAINETEKLLKSAFEYRMVSDVPVGMFLSGGYDSSAVTALLQSEKTEKIKTFTIGFYEKGYDEAPYAKEVANYLGTDHTEYYCTQKDAVEIIPLLPEIYDEPFGDSSAIPTTLVSRLAREKVTVSLSADGGDEIFGGYGKYNTSLKYYNFFKQFPSFSLPIISKLMNYVNPDFIPVFNKTYNYKTRYEKVKNILKSNSSSKAMQYTSQHFTLKELKKLLKNEPRYIQTNFDLINLLNQNNDDIDQMLAIDYKTYMVDDILTKVDRATMSISLEGREPLLDHRIIEFVAQLPSNLKIKNGEKKWLLKQIVHKYLPKEMMDRPKMGFGVPIVEWFRDELKKYFLTYLDKNRLEKEGIFVSEEVLKLRDSYLQGNKENVQRLWFILIFEMWYERWM is encoded by the coding sequence ATGTGCGGGATAGCGGGATTTATTGATTTTAATAAAAAATCAGATAAATTAGTTTTAAAAATTATGACCGACGTATTACATCATAGAGGTCCTGATGATAGTGGATATAGTTTTTATGATCTAAATAATGCAAATATTGGACTTGGCCATAGGAGGCTTTCAATATTGGATCTTTCAAAACATGGTCATCAGCCTATGAGTTTTGAAAACTTGGAGATAGTTTATAATGGAGAGATTTACAATTTTAAAGAAATTAAAGCTGAACTTGAAAAATATGGATATACATTTGAATCAAATTCTGATACAGAAGTGATATTGAAAGCCTATCATAGATGGAATATAGAGGCGATTTATAAATTTATAGGAATGTTTGCAATAACAATTTATGATAAAAAAGAGCAAGAAGTCGTTTTAATCAGAGATAGAGCTGGCGTTAAACCTCTTTATTATTATTTTAAAGATAATTTATTGATGTTCTCAAGTGAATTAAAGTCTTTCCATAAAAATCCTTTATTTAAAAAAGAGATAGATTTAGACAGTCTTAGTTTATACCTTCAATATGGATATATTCCGGAACCATATTCGATTTTTAAGTGGACCAGGAAATTAAAAGCGGGATATTATTTAAAAATTGATTTAAAACAAAAAAAAATTGAGGAAAAACAGTATTGGAATATTTTTGATTTTTATAATAAACCAAAACTTTCTATTGATACAAAAGAAGCAATCAACGAAACAGAAAAGCTTTTAAAATCTGCTTTTGAATATAGGATGGTTTCTGATGTTCCAGTGGGAATGTTTTTAAGCGGCGGATATGATAGCAGTGCAGTAACTGCACTTTTACAAAGTGAAAAAACGGAAAAGATTAAAACTTTTACAATAGGATTTTATGAAAAAGGGTATGATGAAGCGCCTTATGCAAAAGAAGTTGCAAATTATCTTGGAACAGATCATACTGAATATTACTGCACTCAAAAAGATGCAGTAGAAATAATTCCTTTATTGCCGGAAATATATGATGAGCCTTTTGGTGACAGTAGTGCAATCCCCACAACTCTTGTTAGTAGATTAGCAAGGGAAAAAGTTACGGTAAGTTTAAGTGCCGATGGTGGAGACGAGATATTCGGAGGTTATGGAAAATATAACACTTCTTTGAAATATTATAATTTCTTTAAACAATTCCCCTCTTTTTCTTTACCAATCATTTCAAAACTGATGAATTATGTAAACCCAGATTTTATACCGGTATTTAATAAAACATACAATTATAAAACAAGGTACGAAAAAGTTAAAAATATTTTAAAATCAAACAGTTCATCAAAAGCTATGCAGTATACAAGCCAACATTTTACACTTAAAGAGTTAAAAAAGTTATTGAAAAATGAACCAAGATATATCCAGACAAATTTTGATTTAATAAATTTACTAAATCAAAATAATGATGATATAGATCAGATGCTGGCCATCGATTATAAAACATATATGGTGGATGATATTTTGACTAAAGTAGACAGAGCGACTATGAGTATAAGTTTGGAAGGAAGAGAACCTTTGCTTGATCATAGAATTATAGAGTTCGTTGCTCAGTTGCCCTCTAACTTGAAAATTAAAAATGGCGAAAAAAAATGGCTCTTAAAACAGATTGTTCATAAATATTTGCCAAAAGAGATGATGGACAGACCGAAAATGGGTTTTGGTGTTCCGATAGTGGAATGGTTTAGAGATGAATTAAAAAAATACTTTTTAACTTATTTGGATAAAAATAGACTTGAAAAGGAAGGTATATTTGTTTCCGAAGAGGTTTTAAAGCTTAGAGATAGCTATCTACAAGGCAATAAAGAAAACGTACAGAGGCTTTGGTTTATTTTAATATTTGAGATGTGGTATGAAAGGTGGATGTAA
- a CDS encoding lipid II flippase MurJ, whose product MFKIKYNFLVLIQILISILNSVILLKLFGVSYKADVYLMSIAIFSSISLLQLMFVEQFMYFYNDAKTVGNEYAYKFYNFSLFFSLATGLVMFLIFYIFRNFLVELYAFGIDPERRDLLVKSVTILVFSGIFNLALYVNIRFLNAEMHFSLPYILEMIPGFMTLLMLIYSLIFKLNNIEPILIARIIGTVISLSISIYFIFKYINVPFNIVLKHKLAASFIKNSISMRFGHNIHNLLFTPITSNILAVLPSSYASIFYYAQRLIQIVYSLTTGPSHRVFVVKVSKLFSNKKYDEIKKSAIQYLKIVLILYVVFSVIVFLIIPYILPILSSKLTTQNIWMIEMMFLFLSVWYFILTLESSVTPIGISSKRSKIFITTNTIFIVTYFFISFFLKEIIGIYSIPVAATIAQLINLILYVLFAKKILKEYNVTES is encoded by the coding sequence ATGTTTAAAATAAAATATAATTTTCTTGTTCTGATACAGATATTAATAAGTATATTAAACTCTGTTATTTTATTAAAACTATTTGGTGTTTCCTATAAAGCAGATGTTTATTTGATGAGTATTGCAATTTTCTCTTCTATAAGTTTATTGCAATTAATGTTTGTTGAACAGTTTATGTATTTTTATAATGATGCTAAGACCGTCGGTAATGAATATGCTTATAAATTTTATAATTTTTCACTATTCTTCTCTTTAGCTACAGGACTTGTTATGTTCTTAATATTTTATATTTTTAGAAACTTTCTGGTGGAACTATATGCATTTGGCATTGATCCAGAAAGAAGAGACCTTCTTGTAAAGAGTGTTACAATTTTGGTTTTTAGTGGAATTTTTAATTTAGCTTTATATGTCAATATCAGATTTTTAAATGCAGAAATGCACTTTTCTCTTCCCTATATTTTAGAAATGATACCCGGTTTTATGACTTTATTGATGTTGATATATTCCTTGATATTTAAACTAAATAATATTGAACCGATATTAATAGCAAGAATAATAGGAACCGTAATATCATTATCTATTAGTATCTATTTTATTTTTAAATATATTAATGTGCCTTTTAATATTGTTTTAAAGCACAAGCTTGCAGCAAGTTTTATAAAAAACAGTATTTCAATGAGATTCGGACACAATATTCATAATCTTTTATTTACGCCTATTACAAGTAATATTTTGGCAGTTTTACCAAGTAGTTACGCATCTATATTTTACTATGCCCAAAGATTGATACAAATCGTTTACTCTCTTACAACAGGTCCGTCGCATAGGGTTTTTGTTGTAAAAGTATCAAAGCTTTTTTCTAACAAAAAATACGATGAAATTAAAAAATCAGCAATACAGTATCTAAAAATTGTACTGATTTTGTATGTAGTTTTTTCAGTGATAGTTTTTTTGATTATTCCTTATATTTTACCGATTTTATCATCAAAACTTACAACGCAAAATATTTGGATGATTGAAATGATGTTTCTTTTTCTGTCAGTTTGGTATTTTATTTTAACTTTAGAATCTTCTGTAACACCGATAGGTATTTCATCCAAAAGAAGTAAAATCTTTATAACTACAAATACTATATTTATAGTGACCTATTTTTTTATTTCATTTTTTTTAAAAGAAATTATAGGAATATATTCTATACCCGTTGCTGCTACTATTGCACAGTTAATCAACCTGATTTTATACGTTTTGTTTGCAAAAAAAATCCTCAAGGAATATAATGTTACCGAAAGTTAG
- a CDS encoding glycosyltransferase family 2 protein yields MEYKYTFTVFTPTYNRAHLIHRVFESLKSQTLMDFEWLIVDDGSKDNTKEVVEEFKKSNFPIRYIYQENGGKHRAFNKGVKEAKGKFFLTADSDDRFLPDALEKLKYYWDLIPDNEKENFSAVTGLCIDKNGNIIGDKYPKDIFDSNSFETTFIFKIKGKKWGFQRTDVLKRFPFKEFEGENFIPKSSVWFEVSKFYITRYINEPLRIYEINEDSLSSNAIQLMINNPNGTIYNYYKEFNLPIPLKYKIKFMINCLRFSFYNKELFFGCIKIQNKLLLPFIFPVAFLMYIKDNLKK; encoded by the coding sequence ATGGAATATAAATATACTTTTACTGTTTTTACGCCAACTTATAACAGAGCTCATTTAATACACAGAGTATTTGAAAGTTTAAAATCTCAGACTTTAATGGATTTTGAATGGTTGATTGTAGATGATGGAAGTAAAGATAATACAAAAGAAGTGGTAGAAGAGTTTAAAAAAAGTAATTTCCCTATTAGATATATCTATCAAGAGAATGGAGGAAAACATAGAGCTTTTAATAAAGGCGTAAAAGAAGCAAAAGGAAAATTTTTTTTAACAGCAGATAGTGATGATAGATTTTTACCTGATGCTTTGGAAAAATTGAAATATTATTGGGATTTAATTCCAGATAATGAAAAAGAGAATTTCTCAGCAGTAACAGGTCTTTGTATAGATAAAAATGGAAATATTATAGGAGATAAATATCCAAAAGATATTTTTGATTCTAATAGTTTTGAAACTACCTTTATTTTTAAAATTAAAGGTAAAAAGTGGGGATTTCAAAGAACAGATGTTTTAAAAAGATTTCCTTTTAAAGAATTTGAGGGAGAAAATTTTATTCCTAAAAGTAGTGTTTGGTTTGAAGTTTCAAAATTTTATATAACGAGATATATAAATGAACCTTTAAGAATTTATGAGATTAATGAAGACTCTTTATCTTCAAATGCTATTCAGTTAATGATTAATAATCCAAATGGTACAATATATAACTATTATAAAGAATTTAATTTACCAATCCCATTAAAGTATAAGATTAAATTTATGATAAATTGTTTGAGATTTTCATTTTATAATAAAGAATTATTTTTTGGATGTATAAAAATTCAAAATAAACTTTTATTACCTTTTATTTTTCCAGTGGCTTTTTTAATGTATATAAAGGACAATTTAAAAAAATGA
- a CDS encoding sugar transferase: MIVLGDRYKFVPTEIEKLKKRFKNTELIKYNDRYPEETIEFFEEKIANNECKLIVLNARDKIDDELLKYLTNLELKGVDFITIEHFLEKYLHKCYIPEDNSDISFLESIKPFNTFQYIQKRFIDFIISLPLAIITSPIMLYCAYRIKKESPDGPVFFKQTRVGAKGKKFICYKFRSMRTDIDFFHPYTQENDPRIFPWGKIMRKMRIDELPQLFNVLKGEMHLIGPRAEWDKLVENYEKEIPYYNERHLVAPGITGWAQVNYQYGSNIEDTKQKLMYDLYYIKYWNIWLEIKTIFKTILVMVGKKGL; encoded by the coding sequence ATGATTGTTCTTGGTGACAGATACAAGTTCGTTCCAACAGAGATAGAAAAACTCAAAAAAAGATTTAAAAATACTGAGTTAATCAAATATAACGACCGATACCCGGAAGAGACAATAGAGTTTTTTGAGGAAAAAATAGCAAATAACGAATGCAAATTGATAGTTCTGAACGCAAGAGATAAAATCGATGACGAACTTTTGAAATATCTCACAAATCTTGAGCTAAAAGGCGTAGATTTTATTACGATCGAGCACTTTCTGGAAAAATATCTTCACAAATGCTATATCCCTGAAGATAACAGCGATATAAGTTTTTTGGAAAGTATCAAGCCATTTAATACCTTTCAGTATATTCAAAAAAGATTTATAGACTTTATTATATCCCTCCCTTTAGCCATTATAACTTCACCCATTATGCTTTACTGTGCTTACAGGATCAAAAAAGAGTCTCCTGATGGACCAGTTTTTTTCAAACAGACGAGAGTCGGAGCCAAAGGCAAAAAATTTATCTGCTATAAATTTAGAAGTATGAGAACAGATATAGATTTTTTCCATCCATATACCCAGGAAAATGATCCGAGAATTTTCCCCTGGGGAAAGATTATGAGAAAAATGCGTATAGACGAGCTTCCACAGCTTTTTAATGTTTTAAAAGGAGAGATGCATCTTATAGGTCCCAGAGCCGAATGGGACAAGTTGGTAGAGAACTACGAAAAAGAGATACCTTATTATAATGAAAGGCATCTCGTAGCTCCTGGTATAACAGGCTGGGCACAGGTAAACTACCAGTATGGAAGCAACATCGAAGATACCAAACAAAAACTTATGTACGATCTTTATTATATAAAGTATTGGAATATTTGGCTTGAGATTAAGACTATTTTTAAGACTATATTGGTTATGGTAGGTAAAAAAGGATTATAA
- a CDS encoding glycosyltransferase family 4 protein yields MKRIILSSNTSWSIYNYRLGLVKELLKFYEVIVVAPKDKYSHELIKIGCKYYDIFIDNKGTNPINDLKTFQQYYKLYKKLKPDIALHFTIKSNIYGNFACNLLDIPVINNVTGLGTVFIKESFVTKMVKSMYKLAFKNSFVFFQNYDDKEIFVKLNLVKNHDVLPGSGIDTEKFQPLKTEKKDNIFRFLLIARMLWDKGIGEYIEAAKIIKLKYKNVEFLLLGAIGIDNPTAIPKEKILEWEKEKIIKYLGTTDNIKEKIAYTDCIVLPSYREGTSRTLLEAAAIEKPIVTTNVPGCKGVVEDGVNGFLCNVKDSIDLADKMEKILNLSEEERKTMGKKGREKVIKEFDEKIVIEKYMEAIKDIL; encoded by the coding sequence TTGAAAAGGATAATTTTAAGTAGCAATACTTCTTGGAGTATTTATAATTATAGATTAGGTCTTGTAAAAGAACTATTAAAATTTTATGAAGTAATTGTTGTTGCACCAAAAGATAAATATAGTCACGAATTAATTAAAATAGGATGTAAGTATTATGACATTTTTATAGACAATAAAGGAACAAACCCAATAAATGACTTAAAAACCTTTCAGCAATATTATAAATTATATAAAAAATTAAAACCGGATATTGCTTTACACTTTACTATTAAATCTAATATTTATGGAAATTTTGCTTGTAATCTGTTAGATATACCTGTCATAAATAATGTAACGGGACTAGGAACGGTTTTTATAAAAGAAAGTTTTGTTACAAAAATGGTTAAATCCATGTATAAATTAGCTTTTAAAAACTCTTTTGTTTTTTTTCAAAATTATGATGATAAAGAAATATTTGTAAAATTAAATTTAGTAAAAAACCATGATGTTCTACCAGGAAGCGGAATAGATACAGAAAAGTTTCAACCTCTAAAAACCGAGAAAAAAGACAATATATTTAGATTTTTATTAATTGCAAGAATGCTTTGGGATAAGGGGATAGGAGAATATATTGAAGCGGCTAAAATCATAAAACTCAAATATAAAAATGTAGAATTTCTACTTCTTGGTGCTATTGGCATAGATAATCCAACTGCTATCCCAAAAGAAAAAATTTTAGAATGGGAAAAAGAAAAAATAATTAAATATTTAGGAACTACCGACAATATAAAAGAAAAAATAGCATATACTGATTGTATTGTATTACCAAGTTATAGAGAGGGAACTTCAAGAACTTTGCTTGAGGCTGCAGCTATAGAAAAGCCTATAGTAACTACAAATGTGCCCGGTTGTAAAGGAGTGGTTGAGGATGGAGTGAATGGTTTTTTGTGTAATGTAAAAGACTCTATAGATTTAGCAGATAAAATGGAAAAGATATTAAATTTAAGTGAAGAAGAAAGAAAAACTATGGGTAAAAAAGGTAGAGAAAAAGTAATAAAAGAATTTGATGAAAAAATTGTTATTGAAAAATACATGGAGGCAATAAAAGATATTTTATAA
- a CDS encoding glycosyltransferase: MYKVTFLINSFSSGGAEKVLNVIINELARQGCETEVICLEKNNFYKLPKEVKVTYLSNLTGNESGVKKMLYLPIFAWKLKNYIKKDNIDLIQSHIYRANFVNILAKILGSKHKVQIVSNSVVSRYKKEGFSGKINLLLVKYLYPKADVVIWKSFGMKNDVNKFINFQNKQYIINNPYEIEKIKNLSNEKVDFGFDESKIYLVSVGRLIKLKRNKDVVRALKYLPQNVEILFIGNGKEKENIKNLSKALGLKKRVHFIGQVENPFKYISKCDIFIHTSETEGFPNVIVEALACGLPVVSSDCLSGPREILAPHSDINKQLGFNDDIEIAKYGILFPIGNVEKLSKAVNFLIENKELYNRYKYLSLQRAKVFSVDKIIEKYKRVLFEKDNFK; this comes from the coding sequence TTGTATAAAGTAACATTTCTCATAAATTCTTTTTCATCAGGTGGAGCTGAAAAGGTTTTAAATGTAATTATAAATGAACTGGCAAGACAAGGTTGTGAAACCGAGGTAATTTGCCTTGAAAAGAATAATTTTTATAAATTGCCAAAAGAAGTTAAAGTTACATATCTAAGCAATTTAACTGGAAATGAAAGCGGTGTAAAAAAAATGCTATATCTTCCCATTTTTGCTTGGAAATTAAAAAATTATATAAAAAAAGACAATATTGATTTAATTCAAAGTCATATTTATAGAGCAAATTTTGTAAATATATTGGCAAAAATTTTAGGTTCTAAACATAAAGTCCAAATTGTTAGCAATAGTGTAGTTAGTAGATACAAAAAGGAAGGTTTTTCAGGAAAAATAAATCTACTACTAGTTAAGTATCTTTATCCTAAAGCAGATGTTGTTATTTGGAAATCTTTTGGAATGAAAAATGATGTAAATAAGTTTATAAATTTTCAAAATAAACAATATATTATAAATAATCCGTATGAAATAGAAAAAATAAAAAACTTATCGAATGAAAAAGTTGATTTTGGTTTTGATGAGAGTAAAATCTATTTAGTTTCTGTTGGAAGGTTGATTAAATTAAAAAGAAATAAGGATGTGGTAAGAGCTTTAAAATATTTACCTCAAAATGTAGAGATTCTGTTTATAGGAAACGGAAAGGAAAAAGAAAATATTAAAAATTTATCCAAAGCTTTAGGATTGAAAAAAAGAGTACATTTTATAGGACAGGTTGAAAATCCTTTTAAATATATTTCAAAATGCGATATTTTCATACATACAAGTGAGACGGAGGGTTTCCCAAATGTAATAGTTGAAGCATTAGCCTGTGGATTACCGGTGGTTAGCAGCGATTGCTTAAGCGGTCCAAGAGAAATTTTAGCACCTCATAGTGATATTAATAAGCAGTTAGGCTTTAATGATGATATTGAAATAGCTAAATATGGAATACTATTTCCTATAGGTAATGTTGAAAAACTATCGAAAGCTGTTAATTTTCTTATAGAAAATAAAGAGCTTTATAACAGATATAAATATTTATCTTTGCAAAGAGCAAAAGTTTTTTCAGTAGATAAGATTATAGAAAAATATAAGAGGGTTTTATTTGAAAAGGATAATTTTAAGTAG
- a CDS encoding Wzz/FepE/Etk N-terminal domain-containing protein, whose translation MSEKDTKYIPVQYVPMSCEEDEIDLREILKTLWKHRVFILLFTLFMTTAAVVYAFMVTPVYETKADIQVGYVSNSNSNSNSNSNSNSNSKIYLIEPNAAKIFIHNNFAVTENKNLAYPKVDVNFVKKTDDILSLKIMDISNDSGKRYLDKILEAIKKEEERKLNSFVENVNSQIEILKKQKTEYKKQLQMFETQLKEVKDPVMYQALLNNIKDYQKDILNIELKIDSLKSKISPANITRTHVIGKVIQNDHPIKPKKKLIVTVAFVTGLILSIFLVFFMEFVKSFKEER comes from the coding sequence ATGAGTGAAAAGGATACTAAATATATTCCAGTACAATATGTGCCGATGTCGTGTGAAGAAGATGAGATAGATCTTAGAGAGATTCTCAAAACTTTATGGAAACATAGAGTATTTATTTTGCTGTTTACTCTTTTTATGACAACCGCTGCGGTCGTTTATGCTTTCATGGTTACCCCCGTGTACGAGACAAAAGCGGATATTCAGGTTGGATATGTTAGCAACAGCAACAGCAACAGCAACAGCAACAGCAACAGCAACAGCAACAGCAAAATTTATCTAATAGAGCCAAATGCTGCGAAAATTTTCATACACAACAACTTCGCAGTAACAGAGAATAAAAATCTTGCATACCCCAAAGTGGATGTAAATTTCGTCAAAAAGACGGATGATATACTTAGTCTGAAAATCATGGATATTTCCAACGATTCTGGCAAAAGATACCTTGACAAAATATTGGAAGCTATAAAAAAAGAGGAAGAGAGGAAACTGAACTCTTTTGTAGAAAATGTAAACTCTCAAATCGAGATACTGAAAAAACAGAAAACAGAATATAAAAAACAGCTTCAAATGTTTGAAACTCAGCTAAAAGAGGTAAAAGACCCGGTAATGTATCAGGCGCTTTTGAATAACATAAAAGATTATCAAAAAGATATACTGAATATCGAATTGAAAATTGATTCTTTAAAATCAAAAATCTCTCCCGCAAATATCACCAGAACCCATGTGATAGGCAAAGTGATTCAAAACGACCATCCTATAAAGCCAAAGAAAAAACTTATCGTTACAGTAGCTTTTGTAACTGGATTGATTTTGTCGATCTTTTTGGTCTTTTTTATGGAGTTTGTAAAGAGTTTTAAAGAAGAGAGATGA
- a CDS encoding glycosyltransferase family 2 protein gives MLPKVSIIIPTYNRADYLVQAIESALAQDYPNLEIVVSDNCSTDKTEEVVKKYLSDKRFKYFRNEKNLGMTGNWRRALYEYISGDWAIILSDDDYFIDNSYISKAVKLIMKFEDLVIVHANQVEYLEDKNIKIKINRKFPKIMNGLDVFLNYHLNQLVYFLATTIFNVNEIKKLDVFKKNINSSDWLEFLKLSLIGKIGFIEDHVSVYRVHSQSIAQKAELNDLIKNLDYILTPYEFAIKQKIIDRDSLYKWKKRMIKNYLYMVLIGLLKSKNNKAIKELFSYILKNYEYALVIFFYPRSVKNLIFNLFIKK, from the coding sequence ATGTTACCGAAAGTTAGCATCATAATACCTACTTATAATAGAGCCGACTATCTTGTTCAGGCGATAGAGAGTGCTTTAGCACAAGATTATCCAAATCTTGAAATAGTTGTTTCAGACAATTGTTCAACTGATAAGACAGAAGAAGTTGTCAAAAAATACTTGTCTGATAAAAGATTCAAATATTTTAGAAATGAAAAAAATCTTGGAATGACAGGCAACTGGAGAAGAGCTTTATATGAATATATTTCCGGTGATTGGGCCATTATATTGTCAGATGATGATTATTTTATCGATAATAGTTATATTAGTAAAGCTGTAAAACTAATCATGAAATTTGAAGATTTGGTGATTGTTCATGCCAATCAAGTAGAATATCTTGAGGATAAAAATATAAAAATTAAAATAAATAGGAAATTTCCTAAAATTATGAATGGATTAGATGTGTTTTTAAATTACCATTTGAATCAACTGGTTTATTTTTTGGCCACAACTATTTTTAATGTAAATGAAATAAAAAAACTTGATGTCTTTAAGAAAAATATAAACAGCTCTGATTGGTTAGAATTTTTAAAATTAAGTTTAATAGGCAAAATCGGATTTATTGAAGACCACGTATCTGTTTATAGAGTTCATAGTCAGTCTATTGCACAAAAAGCAGAATTAAATGATTTAATCAAAAACCTTGACTATATTTTGACTCCATATGAATTTGCAATCAAACAAAAAATTATAGACCGAGATAGTTTGTATAAATGGAAAAAAAGAATGATAAAAAATTACTTATATATGGTATTGATCGGATTGCTTAAATCAAAGAACAATAAAGCTATAAAAGAATTGTTTAGTTACATATTGAAAAATTATGAATATGCTTTAGTAATCTTCTTTTATCCAAGAAGTGTAAAAAATTTAATTTTTAATTTATTTATAAAAAAATAA